The genomic interval TTATTAATGGCAATATTGAAATTGCTATAGCAGAAATAAAGGGTTCATTAATAAAATTGGCAATCCAAGCGCCGCTTGAAATACCAATATGTCGGGAAGAAATTAGCAGGGCGATACCTTTTCAGACTAATTAAGTTAGGTGTTTTCAGCTAAATCATATAACCCGATATTAAATGGTCTTTCCAATTAAGGGGTTAGATTATCAACTACATTTAATTCCGTTTTAGAATTTGTGTTATATTGTTGTGGAAAAATACAAAATACTGTCAAACAAAGCTCAACGAAGTAATCCCCGTTTTTAAGGGAAGGTTATGATGATGGAACCTCTTGAGATGTTGTTTTAATCAAGTCTAGCTAAGCTAGAAAGCAAATCTTATTTTAGCGATATTTGTCGAACAAATTTTACACATGGCGAGCTCCTTCATTTTAATTATAAATATGAGGGTAGGGTGTGCAGGGGGAGGGGGGGCA from Gammaproteobacteria bacterium carries:
- a CDS encoding carbon storage regulator: SVNSTLNDLISKKKKNKEVIMSVLVIEKLKEVIVINGNIEIAIAEIKGSLIKLAIQAPLEIPICREEISRAIPFQTN